The genomic segment GGTCAGTCGCCGACGGCGGACGCCGACAGCGCCTGGACGTCGACCTCGGAGAGCAGGCGGTCGACCTCGCGCGGGTCGACGAGGCCCGCGCCGAGGTGCTGCGTGGACTCCGCGCCGCAGGCGACGCCGTAGGCCAGGCAGTCGGCCGTCGAGCGCCCCCCGTAGCGCGAGGCCACGTAGCCGGCCAGGAACGCGTCGCCCGCGCCGACGCCGGCGACGGCCTCGCGCGGGGCGATGAGCACGCGGAAGCGTTGGAGCTGGCCGTCGACGCGCACGCACGCCACGCAGCCGTCGGCCAGGGTCATGATCGCCTCGCGGGCGCCCTGCTCGATCATCTCGCCGACGGCGATGACGTGGTCCTCGTCGTCGTTGAACTCGTGGCCGACGAGCTCCTCGGCCTCGATGACGTTGGGCGAGATGACGTCGGGCTCGGCGCGCACGGCGTGGCGCAGCGGCTCGCCGTCGGTGTCGATGATCGTCAGCACCCCGGCCTTGCGCAGCTCCCGCACGAGCCCGGCGTAGACGTCGGCGTCGACGCCGCGGGGCAGCGACCCGGCCATGACCACCATGTCGGCGCCGCGGGCCAGGTAGAGCAGCTTGTCGCGGAAGAGCTCGAGCTCCTTCGGGCTCACCGCCGGACCGCGCTCGTTGATCTCGGTCTGCTGGCCGTTGGTGGGGTCGTAGACCGCCGTGTTCGTCCGCGACTCCTCGCGGATGCGCACGAAGTCGTTGAGGATCGACTCCTCCGTGAGCTGGTCGACGATCCGGGTGCCCGTCGGGCCGCCCGCGAAGCCCGTGGCGATCACCGGCTGGCCCAGGGTCTTCAGCGCCCGTGCGATGTTGACGCCCTTGCCGCCCGCCGCCGTGCGCTGCTCGACGGTTCGGTGCCGGCGCCCGAGCCGGAAGTTCGGCACGGACAGCGATTTGTCGATGGCTGCGTTCAGGGTGACGGTGATGATCACGCGACAGGTGCCCCTCGTCGGCGCGCTTGCCGGCGCCGTACCGCGCGCCGCCGCAGCAGCACCAGGTAGAGGCTACACAGCGCGAACGCGCCGAGCAGGAGGAGGGTCACCGGGCGGTCCAGCCAGTCGCGCAGCCGGTCCAGGAAGGTCGCGGCGTCCACGGGCCGGGCCGTGACGAGCGGGATGCGGGCCACGGTGCGGCCGCGCTGCACCACCAGGACGGTCCCGACGCGGGCGCCCTTGGCCAGCGGGCCGTCGAGCTCGGTCGGGGCCCCGGAGAGGCGCACGACGAGCTTGTCGCCCCGCCGGGCCGTGCGACGCACCGTCGTCCCGGCCACGAGGTCGACCTGCTCGCTGCGGTGTGCCAGGCCGGCGTGGCCCAGCACCTGCCCCGACCGCACGGCCGTGACGAGGTGGTAGCGGTCCAGGCCATAGCGAAGGAGGTTGAGCGAGTCGCTGTCGCGCGCCGCCTCGCTGGGCTCGTCGAGGACCGCGCTCACCACGGTGATCCCGTCGCGCGAGGCCGAGCCGACGAGGATGTAGCCGGCCCGGTTGGTGTGGCCCGTCTTGACGCCGTTGACCGCGGGGACGGTGCGGACCAGCATGTTGCGGTTCGGGAACGTCCGCGGGTGCGCGCCGGAGCGCAGCGTCACCCGCGCCAGGTCGGTCGTCTCGCGGAAGAACGCGTTGCGGCGCAGGATCAGCGTGAGCTTGACCAGGTCGGTGACCGACGAGTAGTTCGACGGGCCATCGAGACCGATCGGGTTGTCGTAGTGCGTGTCGGTCAGCCCGAGCTGGCGGGCTCGAGCGTTCATCATCCGCACGAACGCGGGCCGCGAGCCCGCCACGCGCTGGGCGAGGGTGGCGGCGGCGTCGTTGGCCGAGGTGACGAGCAGCGCGCGCAGCAGGTCACGGACCGTCACCTTCTCCCCGGCGCGGAAGCCCGCGACCGACTCCGCGGGGGCCGCGCGGTAGGCGACCGTGGTCATCACGTCGTCCAGCGAGGCGTGCTCGAGCGTGACGAGCGCGGTCATGAGCTTGGTCGTCGAGGCGATGGGGCGCCGCTGGTGGGCGCCGCGCTGGAAGACGACGTCGCCCGTCGCGGGTTCGACGAGGATCGCCGCCGGAGCGCGGACCGCCGGCGGGGCCGGGGCCCTGGCGGCCGAGGCGGCCGACGGCACGACGGTCAGGACGGCCAGCAGCAGCGCCGTCACCGCCGCCCGGAGGAGCACGGGCGCGCGGCGGCTCATCTGGAGAGCTTGAGCTTCTGGCCGGGGTGCAGGGCGGCGGCGTCGACCGTCGGGTTGTACCGCTCGAGGTCGGCCACCGAGACGCCGGTGCGCTGGGCGATCGCCGACAGCACGTCGCCGGACTTCACGACGTAGGTCTTCTTGGAGCTCGAGGTGGTGGAGGTCCGCCTGGTCGTCGAGGTCGACGACGAGCTCGCCTTGCCGCTGCTCGTCGAGGTCCCTCCGCCCTTGGAGGGCGCGAGCTCGGAGTGCACCACGAGATAGACGGCCAGGGCGCAGGCCACGATCGCCAGCGGTGCCAGCCAACGGGCGAAGGAGCGGCGTCGCATGCGGAGCGGAGCATAGGCCCCGGACCGGCCCTCCACACCCGGCGGTCGGCCTAGGCGAGCGCCCATGCGGCTTCCCGCAGGCGCTGGGCCTCGGCGAGCGCGGCCTGCGCGGGGCTGCCGCCGACCTGCTCGTGCGCCCGCACGATGGAGCGCGAGGCGGTGACCAGGCCGGCGGCGCGGCCCGGGGCGAACGCGGGCGCGAGGTCCTCGACGCGGCCGCCCTGCGCCCCGACCCCGGGCAGCAGGAAGATCGCCTGCGGGGCCAGCTCGCGGGCCCGGGCGAGGTGGCGGGGCTGCGTGGCGCCCACCACGGCCGCGATGTCGCTCAGCCCGCTCTCGGGGCCGACGTGCTCGGCGCCGAGCCTGGCGACGAGCCCGGCGACGTGCTCCCACACCGTGCCGCCGCGGGCCAGCGGCTCGTCCTGCAGGTCGGCGGCGCCCGGGTTCGATGTGCGGACGAGCACGAAGAGGGCGGCATCGGGCCGGGCGACGGCGGCGAACGAGCGCAGCGTGTCCAGGCCCATGTAGGGCGCCACCGTCATCGCGTCCGCGCCCAGGCCCGGCAGGCTGCCGCCCTGCACCGGCGTGGCGCCGACGAAGCCCTGGGCGTAGGCGGCGGCCGAGACGTCGATGTCGCCGCGCTTGGCGTCGGCCAGCACGAACAGGCCGGCGTCGCGCGCGTGGGCGACCGTCGCGGCCAGCGCCGCCCAGCCCGGGGCGCCGAGGCGCTCGAAGCAGGCGACCTGCGGCTTGACCGCGACGACGGCGTCGGCGACCGCGTCGACGACGGCGCGGCAGTGCGCCTCCACCGCGCCGGCCACGGCGGCGGCGTCGCCCCCGGCCGGGCCGTGCCAGAGCCGCAGCGGGTCGGGGTCGAGGCCGAGCACGATCTGCGACCCGCGCGCGGCGACCGCCGCCGCGAGGCGATCGGCGACGTGCGCGGGCGCCGGGCCCTGCGGCCCGCCGGCGGCTGACGGCGCGTCGGGCAGGCGCCTAGCCCTTGACGGCCTTCTTGAGGCCCGAGCCGGCGGTGAAGCGCGGCACCCGCGACGCAGCGATCTGGATCGGCTCGCCCGTGCGGGGGTGCACGCCATCGCGCGCCCCGCGGTCGGCGACGTGGAACTTGCCGAACCCGGAGAAGGAGATCTCGCCGCCACGGGCCAGCGTCTCCTCGATGACGGCCAGGACGGCGTCGACCGCCTGCGCGGCGTCCTTCTTGTCCAGGTCGCCCTTGCGGGCCACATGGTCAACGAACTCGGACTTCGTCACTGCCGTCCTCCTGTCGGGCTTCGTGGTCGGGCGACGCTACCAGCGCCACCCGCGCGGATCCTCGTCCTCGGCGCGGGGTGCGGCCGCAGGACGGCGGGCAATATGGTCGCTGCGCCGGACGGATCGCCGCGCAGGGGTCGCGCGGCGCAGGCAGAATGCGGTGTCATGCCCCTGCAGCGCATCGCGTGGATCGTGACCGTCGGCGCCCTGCTCGTCGGCGCGCTGATCATGCTGCTCTCGCACTACCAGGGCTACGCAGCGCTGTTCGCCGCCGTCGCGCTCTCGGCGTCGATCAACCTGCGCTGAGCGCGCCGGCGCGGCCGCCCGCGCGGCCGCCCGCAGGTCAGCGGGCCCGGCGGGCCGACGCGGGTCCGAGCGGCTCGGTGTGGACGATGACCGACGCGATCGACGGCGCCCGCAGGCGGATGCGGTGCTCGATCTCCGTGGCCGCGCGGTGGGCGGCGTCCAGCGTTTGCTCACCCGACAGCGCGACGGTCAGCAGGGCCACGAGGCCGTCGCCGCCCGCGCGGAAGCGCAGCGCATCGGGGGCCACGCCGGTGACCTCGAGCACGACGGAGCGCACCGTGCGCTCCTCGGCCTGCACGTCGGAGCGCCGCGCCTCGCGCTCGGCGGCCTCCTCCGAGAGCGGCTCGATGTGCGTGTGGACGTCGGCGGCCTCGGGGACCGCGGCGAAGATCTCGCGCTCGACGGCATTGGCGATCTCGTGGGCGACGCCGAGGTCCAGGTCGGCGGGCAGCTTGAGGTGCAGCGACAGCTCGGGCCGGCCGCCGACGTCGGCGACGCGCACGTCGTGGACCTCGCGCACGCCGCGGACGGTCAGGGCCGCCGCGCTGGCGCGCCCGCGCAGGTCGCCCTCCGAGGCGCCGGGCTCGACGTGCACGACGACGTCGCTGTCGGGCAGCGCGCGCTGTACGGCGTCCTCGACGGCGTCGGCCACCGCGTGGCCCTGCCCGAGCGTCGCGTCGGGCCGGTAGCCGACGGTGACCTCGACGAAGTGGCGCCCCGCCGCCTGGCGCACGCGCAGGCCGCGCAGCTCGATCGTCGGCTCGGCCATGGCGATGGCGGCCCGCGCCGCCGCCTCGGCCTCCTCGGGTGTGCGGTCCATGAGGACATCGACGTTGCGGCGCATGAGGCGCACGGCCGCGGTCACGACGAGCACGGCGACGGCCAGCGCCGCGATGGAGTCCGCCGACGGGGTGCCCGACCGCGTGAGCACCAGGCCGATCAGCACGGCGATCGTGCCGATCATGTCGGAGGCGAAGTGCAGCGCGTTGGCCGCCAGCGCGGGGCTGCCGTGGCGCACCGCGGCGCGGTGCGAGAGGACCATCCGGGTCAGGTCCACGGCCAGCACGACGCCGAGCACCGCGAACGTCCACCATTGCGCCTGGACATGCGAGTCGCCGCCGGAGGCCAGGCGCAGCAGCGCCTGGCCGGCGATGAAGATGCTGGCCAGCACGAGGAACCCGCCCTCACCGAGCGCGGCGAGGTGCTCGGCCTTGCCGTGGCCGTAGGGGTGCTCGCGGTCGGCGGGCCGCACGGCCACGCGCAGCGCCAGGAACGTCAGCAGCGCCGCGACGAGGTCGGTCCCGGAGTGCACGGCCTCGGCGACCAGGCCGAGGCTGCCCGAGACCAGGCCGGCCACGAGCTTGATGGCGACGAGGAACGCGGCGGCCGCGACGGAGACGCGGGCCGAGCGCAGCGGACCGTCGCCGGAGGCCGGCGGCGCGGGCGGTGCGGGGGCTGCGACGGCCGCCGCCCTCACCCCGCCAGGTGGGCCAGCAGCGCGCGGGCCGCGCGCCCGCGGTGGCTGATCGCGGCCTTCTCCTCCGGCGCGAGCTGGGCCATCGTGCGCCCGGCAGGGTCCGGCGGGTCGTCGGGCAGGAAGACGGGGTCGTAGCCGAAGCCGCCGTCGCCGCGCGGCGCCTCCGCCATCCGGCCGCGGCAGCGCCCCTCGACCACCGTCTCGGCGCCCGTGGCGGGGTCGACGAGCGCGATCGCGCACACGTAGGCCAGCCCCGTCCCGGGTGGCACCTCGGCCACGAGCTTGGCCAGGTTGTCCGCGTCGGTCGCGTCCTCGCCCGCGTAGCGCGCCGAGCGCACACCCGGCGCGCCGCCCAGCGCGTCGGCGGCGATCCCGGAGTCGTCGGCGAAGCTCACCGCGCCGGTCGCCGCGGCGGCGGCACGGGCCTTGCCCAGCGCGTTCTCGGCGAACGTGGTGCCGGTCTCGGGCGGCAGCTCGAGGTGGTCGGGCAGCGCGACGACCTCGTGGGGCGCCAGCAGCGCCGCGAACTCGCGCGCCTTGTGGTCGTTGCGGGTGGCCAGGACGAGCCTCACGGGCGGCCCGCCGCGATCGCCTCGTCCTGCACCGCGCGCAGCCGCCCGATCCCCAGCTCGGCGAGCGCGAGCAGGTCGTCGAGGTGCGCGCGGCTCAGCGGCGTGCGCTCGGCCGTGGCCTGCACCTCGACCAGGCCGCCGTCGCCGGTCATCACGACGTTGGCGTCGACCTCGGCCGCGGAGTCCTCGGGATAGTCGAGGTCCAGCAGCGGCCGGCCGCCGACGATGCCGCAGGAGATCGCGGCCACCGAGCCCGTCAGCGGCGAGCGCGGGATCGTGCCCGCGGCGACGAGTCGCTCGCAGGCCAGCGCCAGCGCGACGTAGGCCCCGGTGATCGCCGCCGTCCGCGTGCCGCCGTCGGCCTGCAGCACGTCGCAGTCGAGGTAGATCGAGTTCTCCCCCAGCGCCGCGAAGTCCACGACCCCGCGTAGCGAGCGCCCGATGAGCCGCTGGATCTCCACGGTGCGGCCGTCGGGGCGCGCGCCGTCGCGCGGCTTGCGCTGCCCGGTGGAGGCGGGGAGCATCGCGTACTCGGCGGTGACCCAGCCCAGCCCGCGGCCGGCCCGCCAGCGCGGGACCGAGTCCTGGGCCGACGCGGTGCA from the Baekduia soli genome contains:
- a CDS encoding 1-phosphofructokinase family hexose kinase produces the protein MIITVTLNAAIDKSLSVPNFRLGRRHRTVEQRTAAGGKGVNIARALKTLGQPVIATGFAGGPTGTRIVDQLTEESILNDFVRIREESRTNTAVYDPTNGQQTEINERGPAVSPKELELFRDKLLYLARGADMVVMAGSLPRGVDADVYAGLVRELRKAGVLTIIDTDGEPLRHAVRAEPDVISPNVIEAEELVGHEFNDDEDHVIAVGEMIEQGAREAIMTLADGCVACVRVDGQLQRFRVLIAPREAVAGVGAGDAFLAGYVASRYGGRSTADCLAYGVACGAESTQHLGAGLVDPREVDRLLSEVDVQALSASAVGD
- a CDS encoding D-alanyl-D-alanine carboxypeptidase family protein, which encodes MSRRAPVLLRAAVTALLLAVLTVVPSAASAARAPAPPAVRAPAAILVEPATGDVVFQRGAHQRRPIASTTKLMTALVTLEHASLDDVMTTVAYRAAPAESVAGFRAGEKVTVRDLLRALLVTSANDAAATLAQRVAGSRPAFVRMMNARARQLGLTDTHYDNPIGLDGPSNYSSVTDLVKLTLILRRNAFFRETTDLARVTLRSGAHPRTFPNRNMLVRTVPAVNGVKTGHTNRAGYILVGSASRDGITVVSAVLDEPSEAARDSDSLNLLRYGLDRYHLVTAVRSGQVLGHAGLAHRSEQVDLVAGTTVRRTARRGDKLVVRLSGAPTELDGPLAKGARVGTVLVVQRGRTVARIPLVTARPVDAATFLDRLRDWLDRPVTLLLLGAFALCSLYLVLLRRRAVRRRQARRRGAPVA
- a CDS encoding LysM peptidoglycan-binding domain-containing protein, translated to MRRRSFARWLAPLAIVACALAVYLVVHSELAPSKGGGTSTSSGKASSSSTSTTRRTSTTSSSKKTYVVKSGDVLSAIAQRTGVSVADLERYNPTVDAAALHPGQKLKLSR
- the pyrF gene encoding orotidine-5'-phosphate decarboxylase, with the translated sequence MLGLDPDPLRLWHGPAGGDAAAVAGAVEAHCRAVVDAVADAVVAVKPQVACFERLGAPGWAALAATVAHARDAGLFVLADAKRGDIDVSAAAYAQGFVGATPVQGGSLPGLGADAMTVAPYMGLDTLRSFAAVARPDAALFVLVRTSNPGAADLQDEPLARGGTVWEHVAGLVARLGAEHVGPESGLSDIAAVVGATQPRHLARARELAPQAIFLLPGVGAQGGRVEDLAPAFAPGRAAGLVTASRSIVRAHEQVGGSPAQAALAEAQRLREAAWALA
- a CDS encoding HU family DNA-binding protein — its product is MTKSEFVDHVARKGDLDKKDAAQAVDAVLAVIEETLARGGEISFSGFGKFHVADRGARDGVHPRTGEPIQIAASRVPRFTAGSGLKKAVKG
- a CDS encoding cation diffusion facilitator family transporter — protein: MRAAAVAAPAPPAPPASGDGPLRSARVSVAAAAFLVAIKLVAGLVSGSLGLVAEAVHSGTDLVAALLTFLALRVAVRPADREHPYGHGKAEHLAALGEGGFLVLASIFIAGQALLRLASGGDSHVQAQWWTFAVLGVVLAVDLTRMVLSHRAAVRHGSPALAANALHFASDMIGTIAVLIGLVLTRSGTPSADSIAALAVAVLVVTAAVRLMRRNVDVLMDRTPEEAEAAARAAIAMAEPTIELRGLRVRQAAGRHFVEVTVGYRPDATLGQGHAVADAVEDAVQRALPDSDVVVHVEPGASEGDLRGRASAAALTVRGVREVHDVRVADVGGRPELSLHLKLPADLDLGVAHEIANAVEREIFAAVPEAADVHTHIEPLSEEAAEREARRSDVQAEERTVRSVVLEVTGVAPDALRFRAGGDGLVALLTVALSGEQTLDAAHRAATEIEHRIRLRAPSIASVIVHTEPLGPASARRAR
- a CDS encoding non-canonical purine NTP pyrophosphatase, translated to MRLVLATRNDHKAREFAALLAPHEVVALPDHLELPPETGTTFAENALGKARAAAAATGAVSFADDSGIAADALGGAPGVRSARYAGEDATDADNLAKLVAEVPPGTGLAYVCAIALVDPATGAETVVEGRCRGRMAEAPRGDGGFGYDPVFLPDDPPDPAGRTMAQLAPEEKAAISHRGRAARALLAHLAG
- the rph gene encoding ribonuclease PH; protein product: MAAGVSRSYDRAADGLRPVAIEPGFVRTATGSALISMGETRVICTASAQDSVPRWRAGRGLGWVTAEYAMLPASTGQRKPRDGARPDGRTVEIQRLIGRSLRGVVDFAALGENSIYLDCDVLQADGGTRTAAITGAYVALALACERLVAAGTIPRSPLTGSVAAISCGIVGGRPLLDLDYPEDSAAEVDANVVMTGDGGLVEVQATAERTPLSRAHLDDLLALAELGIGRLRAVQDEAIAAGRP